The following DNA comes from Streptomyces globosus.
CCAGGAAGTGCCGTACCTCTCCGGCGAACCCCCGCAGGTACAGGTCTTGGTGGCCGCCGGAGGCAGGCGAGTTCACCGAGCGCACGACGACGGTGTCCTCGTCCAGCTCCTGCCAGGCCTCGCCGCGGCCCGCCCCGGCGCGTCGCGCGTGGTGGTAGGCCACGGCGGACAGGTTCTCGACCCGGGCGAAGCCGCGCTGCCCGGTCACGGTCAGCTCTTCCTGCTCGCGGCTCCAGGCAGGCACCCCGGCCAGCGTGAGGCTGCCGACCACCCCGCTGCGGAACCGCAGCGTCGCCGCCATGCTGATGTCGGAGCCCCGGGAGTTGGTGTGCCCGGAGACCTCCGCCACCTCCCCGAACAGCCACCGGACGAGGTCGACCATGTGGACGGCGCCGAACTTCAGGTACGTGTCGTCCCGGAGTGTGTCCGTCCACGGGCTGAACGCGAAGAACGCATGGAAGGACAGCACCCGCCCGAACGCCGCCTCGTCGGCCATGAGCCCCGCCAGCCGCCGGTAGGCCGGGGCGTGGCGCTTCATGAACCCGACTGCCACACTGCGCCCCGCCTGCTCCGCGGTGTCCGCGACGCGGCGGGCCTCGGCCTCGTCCATGCCGAGCGGCTTCTCCGCGAAGACGTGGGCGTCGGCCCGCAGGCAGTCCTCGGTGACGGCGGCCTGGTCCTCGGGGGCGACGCTGACGAACACCGCGTCCAGGCCGTCCTCGGCGAGCATCCGCCGGTGGTCGCCGTGCCCGCGGGCCGCCCCGTGCAGGGCTGCGGCGCGGGCGGCCGCGGCGCGGTCGCGGGTGGCGATGCTCGTGAGCCGGCCGCCGGCCAGTCCGAGGGCCGGATAGAGGTTGGCGCGGGCGTGCCGTCCGTGCCCGATGAAGCCGATCCGCAGGTCCTCGATGCGCCGGGCCATCGTCCGTCCTCCCACAGGGCCTGGATGGGACTGCCGGCCGCCCCGTGGGAGGGGCGGCCGGTCCGTCGGGGTCAGGCGTGCGCCGCGTACGCGGGCAGCACCACGTCGGCGATGAGCGCCTCGCGCTCCGCCAGGGGGATGAAGGCGCTCTCCAGCGCGTCGACGGTGACCGCGCGCAGGTCGTCCAGGGTCCAGCCGGCCTCGTCCACCAGCAGCGACATCTCGCGGGTCATCGACGTGCCGGACACGAGCCGGTTGTCGGTGTTGACGGTCACGCGGAAGCCGAGCCTGCGCAGTTCGGTGATCGGGTGGGTCGCGATCGACGCGGCGGCGCCGGTCTGGAGGTTGGAGGTGGGGCACATCTCCAGGGCGATCCGGCGGTCGCGTATCCAGGACGCCAGACGCCCCATCCGGCCGTCGGCGATGTCGTCGGTGATGCGGACGCCGTGCCCGATGCGCAGCGCGCCGCAGGTCTGTACCGCCTGGTGGATGCTGGGCAGGCCGTGGGCCTCGCCGGCGTGGATGGTGAAGGGCACGCTCTCGGAGCGCAGGTGCGCGAACGCGGCCAGGTGGTCGGCCGGCGGGAAGCCGTCCTCGGCGCCCGCGATGTCGAAGCCGACGACGCCGGCATCCCGGTAGGCCACGGCCAGGTCGGCGATCTCGCGGGTCCGGTCGAACATGCGCATGCCGCACAGCAGGGTGCCCACCCGGACGGGGGTGCCGTCCGCGGCGGCCTTGGCCATGCCGGTGGCGAGGCCTTCCTGGACCGCCTCCACGACCTCGTTCAGGGTGAGCCCGCCCCGCACCATCAGCTCGGGCGCGTACCGCACCTCGCCGTAGACGACGCCGTCCGCGGCGAGGTCGAGGACGTACTCCTCGGCGGTCCGCAGCAGGCCCTCGCGGTGCTGCATCACGGCGAGGGTGTGCTCGAAGGTACCGATGTACCGGACGAGGTCGCCGGAGCCTGCGGCCTCGACGTACCAGGCGGCGAGCTCGGCGGGGTCGGTGGTCGGCAGCCGGTGGCCGACGGACGCGGCGAGCTCGACCAGGGTCGCGGGGCGCAGGCCGCCGTCGAGGTGGTCGTGGAGCACGGCCTTGGGCAGCCGGGCGATGGTGTCGGGCGACAGGGAGGTGACGGTGCTGGTCATGCCTGGTTTCTCGGTGCGGCGACGGATCGCGGGGGGCGGGCTGACGGGCGCGCCGGGAAGGCCGGGCCCGCGTTGCGCAGGCCGCCGGGCCTCCTCGACGCGGGTCAAGTTATACGTATTACGAATGCGGGGCAAGGGCCGCCCCGAGAGGGCGGGGCGCGTCGGCGGCCCTGCCGCCGACGCGACGCCCGCCGACGCTGCTGCCGCCGCGTCCGGCCCGGGTCACACCCGCGTGCAGGTGGCGCCGGTGACGGCGTCCAGGGCCGCGTCGGCAACGGCGGCGCGGGGATGTGGGAGGGCGGCGCCGGAGGCGGTACGCCCCCTGCGCCGGCCCCGAGGCGGTGCGCCCGCCGTCCGGGCCGGCGTACCGAACCCTGTGCACGGCATGCCGGTTGCGCCATGCTGAGCGCATGCACCCAGTCCCCGGCACCGCCCGTACGGCCCGCACCGAGGCGCGAGCCGTGCCGTCCCCGGTCCCCGCGCAGGGCGGATAGGCCGCCCATGCCCGGATACCGGTGCGCGGCATGCGGCCACCAGCGGATCGTCCACTCCGTCCTGCGCGGCGGCAGCTGCCGGGGCAGCCTCTCCTGCGAGTGCCGCGAGAGCCGCGCGGGCATTCCCGCCGCGCCGCGCCCGGCCGCGGCCCCTCAGGAGCCGTCGGAGCCGGAATGCGCCGCCTGCCGGTCACCCTTCGGCGCGTGCCGGTGCGACTCCTGGTGGGCCCGCGACGACGGCCGGCACGGCCCCTGCGGCGGATGCGGCGGGTAGGCGTCCCGGCCGCACCGCCGCGGGTGCCGCCCGTCAGCGGCCGTCGATCAGCGCCTCCGCCAGCACCGGCGAGAACGCGCCGGCCGGCGGCGAACCCGCCGGGCACTCGGCGGAGTTGCCGTCCGAGTCGCCGGGGTTCTTGAGCCACAGCTGGTACTCGGCGCCGCCCGCGCTGCCGGCCCGCGAGGTCACGCCCAGCTTGCGCTTGCCCGGGTTGCAGAACCCGACGTGGCCGCTGCCCGGATCGCCGGGGACGACGTACCCGCCGTTGCCGTTGCGGGCGGTGTCGACCACCCAGCGGCTGGTCACCCCGAAGTCGGCCTTCAGCCGGGCCGCCAGGCGCTTGCCGTAGTCGTCGGCGACGGCCGTCGCGTCGAAGTTCGCCACGTTGACCGACACGCCGCGCGCCGCTGCGACACCCGAGCGGTCGAGCAGGTACGCCATCCGCTCCAGGCCTATGCCCTGCGTGCCGCTCAGGTCCGGGCCGAGCGTCCAGGTGGCGTTGCCGGCGTCCAGGTACGTCTGCACGAAGCCGCCCTGGTCCCGCAGCCGCTGGGTCGCGTACCGGAGCATGTCGAAGCGCTCCTCGGCGGCGCCCTTCATGCACGCGTCGTCGGAGGACTGGGCCACGGCGTCCGGCTCCAGCACGACGACCGCCGGGCGGCCCGCGATGCCCTGCGCGAACTTGTCGATCCACGCCTTGTACGCGGCCGGAGAGCCCGCGCCGCCGGAGGAGGCGCCGCCGCAGTCCCGGCCCGGGATGTTGTAGGCGACCAGCACCGGCAGCCGGCCCTGCGCCGCCGCGGCGCCCACGTGGTCCGACACCTCCGTCTGGATGCCGGTGGCGGGATCCCGGTCGGCGTCCCAGTCCCCGAACCACTTCGACGTGTTGTGGTCCGCGACGGCCGCCTTGATCTTCGCGGCGCGCGGGTCGCCCGGGTTGCCCGCGACCCAGGCCGCCGCATTGTTGGCCGGGTCGACGTAGAAGCCCTCGCGGGCAGTGGAGGTGGTCAGCGAGACGTTGTCGAGGGTGATGGCCGTTGTGGCCGGCTGCCCGCCGATCTGGAAGTTCAGGGCCCCGGTGGCGGTGTCGATACCGGAGGTGAACGTCCAGGTGAAGCGCTTGGAGACGGTCGCCAGGTCGACCGTGCGGTCGAGCGCCGCCGTGTAGGGGGCGCCACCGAGCTGCGCCGTCGCGCGCAGTCTCGCCGGCGCGGACGCCTTGGCGTCGAAGGACAGTGTGTACGTCGCCCCCCGGCGCAGCCGGAGGCCGTTCTGGCCGACGATGGCGTCCCACGGGTTCTGCGTCCCGCCGGTGGCGGTCGCGGTGAGGGCGCCGCCGGCGGAGGCGATGGACGCGCCGG
Coding sequences within:
- a CDS encoding Gfo/Idh/MocA family protein translates to MARRIEDLRIGFIGHGRHARANLYPALGLAGGRLTSIATRDRAAAARAAALHGAARGHGDHRRMLAEDGLDAVFVSVAPEDQAAVTEDCLRADAHVFAEKPLGMDEAEARRVADTAEQAGRSVAVGFMKRHAPAYRRLAGLMADEAAFGRVLSFHAFFAFSPWTDTLRDDTYLKFGAVHMVDLVRWLFGEVAEVSGHTNSRGSDISMAATLRFRSGVVGSLTLAGVPAWSREQEELTVTGQRGFARVENLSAVAYHHARRAGAGRGEAWQELDEDTVVVRSVNSPASGGHQDLYLRGFAGEVRHFLEAVANVTPQAASAADNTATMALCDELLRSLRPAGRTERGPNL
- a CDS encoding adenosine deaminase; this encodes MTSTVTSLSPDTIARLPKAVLHDHLDGGLRPATLVELAASVGHRLPTTDPAELAAWYVEAAGSGDLVRYIGTFEHTLAVMQHREGLLRTAEEYVLDLAADGVVYGEVRYAPELMVRGGLTLNEVVEAVQEGLATGMAKAAADGTPVRVGTLLCGMRMFDRTREIADLAVAYRDAGVVGFDIAGAEDGFPPADHLAAFAHLRSESVPFTIHAGEAHGLPSIHQAVQTCGALRIGHGVRITDDIADGRMGRLASWIRDRRIALEMCPTSNLQTGAAASIATHPITELRRLGFRVTVNTDNRLVSGTSMTREMSLLVDEAGWTLDDLRAVTVDALESAFIPLAEREALIADVVLPAYAAHA
- a CDS encoding glycoside hydrolase family 6 protein, with product MTTARRLLRAAASPALAAALLASTAPSASAADPQPVYGELAANGTFAAGTAGWWSAGASIASAGGALTATATGGTQNPWDAIVGQNGLRLRRGATYTLSFDAKASAPARLRATAQLGGAPYTAALDRTVDLATVSKRFTWTFTSGIDTATGALNFQIGGQPATTAITLDNVSLTTSTAREGFYVDPANNAAAWVAGNPGDPRAAKIKAAVADHNTSKWFGDWDADRDPATGIQTEVSDHVGAAAAQGRLPVLVAYNIPGRDCGGASSGGAGSPAAYKAWIDKFAQGIAGRPAVVVLEPDAVAQSSDDACMKGAAEERFDMLRYATQRLRDQGGFVQTYLDAGNATWTLGPDLSGTQGIGLERMAYLLDRSGVAAARGVSVNVANFDATAVADDYGKRLAARLKADFGVTSRWVVDTARNGNGGYVVPGDPGSGHVGFCNPGKRKLGVTSRAGSAGGAEYQLWLKNPGDSDGNSAECPAGSPPAGAFSPVLAEALIDGR